From the Cannabis sativa cultivar Pink pepper isolate KNU-18-1 unplaced genomic scaffold, ASM2916894v1 Contig2, whole genome shotgun sequence genome, one window contains:
- the LOC115716209 gene encoding NAC domain-containing protein 91 codes for MAVGEMKVSSLNSLPLGFRFRPTDEELVDFYLRLKINGEDEQVSVIREIDVCKLEPWDMPDLSVIPTRDPEWFFFCPQDRKYPNGNRLNRATNAGYWKATGKDRKIRSGRTTEIGMKKTLVFYTGRAPKGKRTNWVMHEYRPTLKELDGTNPGQNPFVICRLFKKQDETVEGYKCEDAEPALSSPNAQCSIDDEESDLALAQEPLPCVEQESKVSIRMEYPAAKTPEEIVTDFGCDANEVEDNVKEESTSEVDVQLRQDLDMFYDPPSETYVDCKMFSPLHSQMQSELGSTCAYYPGTGENQYGTNESDDITQFLNSILNDFEQNGSEELSSGSIQVTDVHATRSVISDEGDMAEFGEEFLNPINDLKPVLSNDAVIQIRRRSQPRQNQMTIDEMRARHGDAPKRIRLQRKLQISCSFKSFSKPEEEPNTTINKEKDAEHHANDHPDEPLGKGTSREYYGKVKTRSFTIQDTGKKVLKTSLGGSNQTFSMMFRVAVIAVLFISFTTIWKCLV; via the exons ATGGCCGTCGGTGAAATGAAAGTTTCGTCTTTGAATTCGTTGCCTTTGGGGTTTAGATTTCGACCCACGGATGAGGAACTTGTTGATTTCTACCTTCGTTTGAAGATCAATGGCGAGGATGAACAAGTCTCTGTCATTCGCGAAATCGATGTTTGTAAATTGGAGCCATGGGATATGCCTG ATTTATCAGTTATACCAACAAGGGATCCAGAGTGGTTCTTCTTCTGTCCTCAGGACAGAAAATACCCAAATGGAAATAGGTTAAACCGTGCTACAAATGCAGGGTATTGGAAAGCAACTGGTAAAGATCGTAAGATAAGGTCTGGAAGAACAACTGAGATTGGTATGAAGAAGACACTGGTTTTCTACACAGGGCGTGCTCCTAAGGGTAAGAGGACTAATTGGGTAATGCACGAATACCGCCCCACGTTGAAGGAACTCGATGGAACTAACCCCGGTCAG AATCCCTTTGTAATTTGTCGTCTGTTCAAGAAACAAGACGAGACTGTTGAGGGTTACAAGTGTGAGGACGCAGAACCAGCATTGTCATCTCCTAACGCACAATGTTCTATTGATGATGAAGAGTCTGATCTAGCACTAGCTCAGGAGCCTCTGCCTTGTGTAGAGCAAGAGAGTAAGGTTTCGATAAGGATGGAATATCCTGCAGCCAAAACACCTGAGGAAATAGTTACTGATTTTGGCTGTGATGCTAATGAGGTTGAAGATAATGTGAAAGAGGAAAGTACTAGTGAG GTTGATGTGCAGCTAAGGCAAGACTTGGATATGTTTTATGATCCCCCATCTGAGACATATGTAGATTGCAAAATGTTTTCGCCCTTGCATTCCCAGATGCAATCGGAGCTAGGATCAACTTGCGCCTATTACCCTGGCACGGGGGAAAATCAATATGGGACAAATGAGTCCGACGATATTACTCAGTTCCTGAATTCCATTCTCAATGATTTTGAGCAGAATGGCTCTGAAGAATTGAGCAGTGGAAGTATTCAGGTCACTGATGTCCATGCTACGAGGAGTGTGATTTCTGATGAGGGTGATATGGCTGAG TTCGGGGAAGAATTCCTTAATCCTATCAATGATTTGAAACCGGTTTTAAGTAATGATGCTGTAATTCAAATTAGAAGAAGGTCTCAACCCAGGCAAAATCAAATGACCATTGATGAAATGAGGGCTAGACATGGTGATGCACCGAAAAGAATACGCTTGCAGCGTAAACTTCAAATAAGCTGCAGCTTCAAATCCTTTAGTAAACCCGAAGAGGAACCAAACACAACTATTAACAAG GAAAAAGATGCAGAACATCACGCCAATGATCACCCCGACGAGCCACTCGGAAAAGGAACATCTAGAGAATATTATGGGAAAGTGAAAACAAGATCATTCACAATCCAAGATACAGGCAAGAAGGTGTTGAAGACTTCTTTGGGTGGTTCAAACCAAACATTTTCGATGATGTTTCGGGTAGCTGTCATTGCAGTCTTGTTTATAAGTTTCACTACCATATGGAAATGTCTAGTTTAA